The following are encoded in a window of Paraburkholderia sp. HP33-1 genomic DNA:
- the aceA gene encoding isocitrate lyase, whose translation MTREQQVQELKQQWETDPRWKGVKRTYSAEDVVRLRGSVQPEHTLAKRGAEKLWAAVNNEPFVNSLGALTGNQAMQQVKAGLKAIYLSGWQVAGDANVAGEMYPDQSLYPANSVPLVVKRINNTLTRADQIQWSEGKNPGDEGYVDYFAPIVADAEAGFGGVLNAFELMKAMIEAGASGVHFEDQLASVKKCGHMGGKVLVPTREAVAKLTAARLAADVSGVPTVLLARTDAEAADLVTSDIDPNDRPFLTGERTVEGFYRTKPGLEQAISRGLAYAPYADMIWCETGKPDLEFAKKFADAIHKEYPDQLLSYNCSPSFNWKKNLDDATIAKFQRELGAMGYKFQFITLAGFHALNYSMFNLAYGYARNQMTAFVEMQQAEFAAAEKGFTAVKHQREVGTGYFDAVTQTVEREASTTALHGSTENEQFFDKKVA comes from the coding sequence ATGACCCGCGAACAGCAAGTGCAGGAACTCAAGCAGCAATGGGAAACGGACCCGCGCTGGAAGGGTGTCAAGCGCACCTATTCGGCCGAAGACGTGGTGCGTCTGCGCGGCTCGGTGCAGCCCGAACATACCCTCGCGAAGCGCGGCGCGGAAAAGCTGTGGGCCGCCGTGAACAACGAGCCGTTCGTCAACTCGCTCGGCGCGCTGACCGGCAATCAGGCGATGCAGCAGGTGAAGGCTGGTCTCAAGGCCATCTATCTGTCGGGCTGGCAGGTGGCCGGAGATGCGAACGTCGCCGGCGAAATGTATCCGGATCAGTCGCTGTATCCGGCCAACTCGGTGCCGCTCGTCGTCAAGCGCATCAACAACACGCTGACGCGCGCCGATCAGATCCAGTGGTCGGAAGGCAAGAATCCCGGCGATGAAGGCTACGTCGACTACTTCGCGCCGATCGTGGCCGACGCGGAAGCGGGCTTTGGCGGCGTGCTGAACGCGTTCGAACTGATGAAGGCGATGATCGAAGCGGGCGCGTCGGGCGTGCACTTCGAAGATCAGCTCGCATCGGTCAAGAAGTGCGGCCACATGGGCGGCAAGGTGCTCGTGCCGACCCGCGAAGCCGTCGCGAAGCTGACCGCAGCGCGTCTGGCCGCCGACGTCTCGGGCGTGCCGACCGTGCTGCTCGCCCGCACCGACGCGGAAGCCGCCGACCTCGTCACGTCGGACATCGACCCCAACGATCGCCCGTTCCTGACCGGCGAGCGCACCGTGGAAGGCTTCTACCGCACGAAGCCGGGTCTCGAGCAGGCGATCTCGCGCGGTCTCGCGTATGCCCCGTACGCCGACATGATCTGGTGTGAAACCGGCAAGCCGGACCTCGAGTTCGCGAAGAAATTCGCAGACGCGATCCACAAGGAGTACCCGGACCAACTGCTGTCGTACAACTGCTCGCCGTCGTTCAACTGGAAGAAGAACCTCGACGACGCGACGATCGCGAAGTTTCAGCGCGAACTCGGCGCGATGGGCTACAAGTTCCAGTTCATCACGCTGGCCGGCTTCCACGCGCTGAACTACTCGATGTTCAACCTCGCGTACGGCTATGCGCGCAACCAGATGACCGCGTTCGTCGAAATGCAGCAGGCGGAGTTCGCGGCGGCCGAAAAGGGCTTCACCGCTGTCAAGCACCAGCGCGAAGTCGGCACCGGCTACTTCGACGCCGTGACGCAGACGGTCGAGCGCGAAGCATCGACGACCGCGCTGCACGGTTCGACGGAAAACGAGCAGTTCTTCGACAAGAAGGTCGCCTGA
- a CDS encoding DEAD/DEAH box helicase produces the protein MTLSNTPSSPLNAIADEALGLPPAAPEAAAQADGKPTFASLGLSADVVSALTAAGYEHPTPVQQRAVPAGIAGRDLLVSSPTGSGKTAAFMLPAIERFSQLQKAQASQPREPRPADGGRGRRPQPVARPTMLVLTPTRELAMQVTTAAATYGKHLKRLRTVSILGGVAYGQQLMLLAKNPEILVATPGRLIDHLERGRIDLSQLQILVLDEADRMLDMGFIDDIDTIVAETPATRQTMLFSATLDGKIGSLTGRLLKDPERIEIVQRMEQRTNIAQTVHYVDDRDHKDRLLDHLLRDEGLDQAIVFTATKMDADQLAGRLADAGFESAALHGDLPQGARNRTIRALRERRVRVLVATDVAARGIDIPGITHVFNYDLPKFAEDYVHRIGRTGRAGRSGVAVSLVHHAEQGALKRIERFVRTPLPVNVVEGFEPRKAPPSGNGRPGFGGRGRPGGNGGRRFGSGSGKPGGFGGSRNGNSNGNGNGNGGGWGNKSAGGSRDGYGSREGFGGSRDGYSARRNDGPRTARRGS, from the coding sequence ATGACTTTGAGCAACACCCCCAGCAGCCCGTTGAACGCCATCGCCGACGAAGCACTCGGTCTTCCGCCCGCCGCTCCCGAAGCCGCCGCGCAGGCTGATGGCAAGCCGACCTTCGCGTCGCTCGGCCTGTCCGCGGATGTCGTCTCCGCGCTGACCGCCGCCGGCTACGAGCACCCGACGCCGGTGCAGCAACGTGCGGTGCCGGCCGGTATCGCCGGCCGCGACCTGCTGGTTTCGAGCCCGACCGGCTCGGGCAAGACCGCAGCGTTCATGCTGCCCGCCATCGAGCGTTTCTCCCAGCTGCAAAAGGCACAGGCGAGCCAGCCGCGCGAACCGCGCCCGGCCGACGGTGGCCGCGGCCGCCGTCCGCAGCCGGTCGCGCGTCCGACCATGCTGGTGCTGACCCCGACCCGTGAACTCGCGATGCAGGTCACGACCGCCGCCGCGACGTACGGCAAGCACCTGAAGCGCCTGCGCACCGTCAGCATTCTCGGCGGCGTCGCTTATGGCCAGCAGCTGATGCTGCTCGCGAAGAATCCGGAAATCCTCGTCGCGACGCCGGGCCGTCTGATCGACCACCTCGAGCGCGGCCGCATCGATCTGTCGCAACTGCAGATCCTCGTGCTCGACGAAGCCGACCGCATGCTCGACATGGGCTTCATCGACGACATCGACACGATCGTCGCCGAAACGCCGGCTACGCGTCAGACCATGCTGTTCTCGGCCACGCTCGACGGCAAGATCGGCTCGCTGACCGGCCGTCTGCTGAAGGACCCGGAGCGCATCGAGATCGTCCAGCGCATGGAGCAGCGCACCAACATCGCGCAAACCGTCCACTACGTCGACGACCGCGATCACAAGGACCGTCTGCTCGACCATCTGCTGCGTGACGAAGGCCTCGACCAGGCCATCGTCTTCACGGCAACGAAGATGGACGCCGACCAGCTGGCCGGCCGTCTGGCCGACGCCGGTTTCGAATCGGCCGCGCTGCACGGCGACCTGCCGCAAGGCGCGCGTAACCGCACGATCCGCGCGCTGCGCGAGCGTCGCGTACGCGTGCTGGTCGCGACCGACGTCGCCGCTCGCGGCATCGACATCCCCGGCATCACGCACGTGTTCAACTACGACCTGCCGAAGTTCGCCGAAGACTACGTGCACCGTATCGGCCGTACAGGCCGCGCGGGCCGCTCGGGTGTCGCGGTGAGCCTCGTGCATCACGCCGAACAGGGCGCGCTCAAGCGCATCGAGCGCTTCGTGCGCACGCCGCTGCCGGTCAACGTCGTCGAAGGTTTCGAGCCGCGCAAGGCGCCGCCTTCGGGCAATGGCCGTCCTGGCTTCGGCGGCCGCGGCCGTCCGGGCGGTAACGGTGGTCGCCGCTTCGGCAGCGGCTCGGGCAAGCCGGGCGGCTTCGGCGGCTCGCGTAATGGCAACAGCAACGGTAACGGCAATGGCAACGGCGGCGGCTGGGGCAACAAGTCGGCCGGCGGTTCGCGTGACGGCTATGGTTCGCGCGAAGGCTTCGGCGGCTCGCGTGACGGCTACAGCGCGCGCCGCAACGACGGTCCGCGCACGGCGCGTCGCGGCAGCTGA
- a CDS encoding GNAT family N-acetyltransferase: MFDPTEAPLPFHLRTASMDDFEFAEALTRNNMGGYYRRHHLVWRSDLFLGSWHESENFILEVDGVPMGVLRITEEGDSLHIRDVQIAEGYRRLGAGTFLLDISHQWARERGLRELQLRVFVDNPAARLYQRKGYKLAGPRLAQLGAIRHLARRV; encoded by the coding sequence ATGTTCGACCCCACCGAAGCTCCGTTGCCGTTCCATCTGCGTACGGCCAGCATGGACGATTTCGAGTTTGCCGAGGCGCTGACGCGCAACAACATGGGCGGCTACTATCGCCGGCATCATCTGGTCTGGCGCAGCGATCTGTTTCTGGGCAGTTGGCACGAATCAGAGAATTTCATTCTCGAAGTGGACGGCGTGCCGATGGGTGTGCTGCGTATCACCGAGGAGGGCGATTCGCTGCATATCCGCGACGTGCAGATTGCCGAAGGGTATCGGCGGCTTGGCGCGGGTACGTTTCTGCTCGACATCTCGCATCAATGGGCGCGTGAGCGCGGGCTGCGCGAGTTGCAGTTGCGCGTGTTCGTCGATAATCCTGCGGCGCGGCTGTATCAGCGCAAGGGCTATAAGCTCGCCGGGCCGCGGCTCGCGCAGCTAGGCGCAATCCGTCATCTGGCGCGGCGGGTTTGA
- a CDS encoding universal stress protein encodes MFRHILVPTDGSDLSRKAIAGAIDLAQAVGARVTAYACLPQYPYSPFSDVAVEPPGEFLQRSEREARVHLREVEHAAHRVGVSVESRTSVHPAPYLGIIEAAEQGGCDVIFMASHGRRGLGSLLIGSETQRVLTHTKIPVIVYR; translated from the coding sequence ATGTTCAGGCACATTCTGGTTCCGACCGATGGTTCAGACCTGTCACGCAAGGCGATAGCGGGCGCGATCGACCTCGCGCAGGCCGTCGGCGCGCGTGTCACCGCGTACGCGTGTCTGCCGCAATATCCGTACTCGCCGTTCTCCGACGTCGCGGTCGAACCGCCCGGCGAGTTCCTGCAACGCAGCGAGCGCGAAGCGCGCGTGCATCTGCGCGAAGTCGAGCATGCCGCGCACCGCGTGGGCGTCAGTGTCGAGAGCCGCACGAGCGTCCATCCGGCGCCGTATCTCGGCATCATCGAAGCGGCCGAGCAGGGCGGCTGCGACGTGATCTTCATGGCATCGCATGGGCGGCGCGGGCTCGGCAGCCTGCTGATCGGCAGTGAAACGCAGCGTGTGCTCACCCATACGAAGATTCCCGTGATCGTTTATCGCTGA
- the gltX gene encoding glutamate--tRNA ligase, whose translation MTTSVRTRFAPSPTGFIHLGNIRSALYPWAFARKMKGTFVLRVEDTDLERSTTASVDAILEGMAWLGLDYDEGPFYQMQRMDRYREVLKQMQDAGLVYPCYMSTEELDALRERQREAGEKPRYDGTWRPEPGKVLPQPPAGVQPVLRFRNPLTGVVAWDDAVKGRIEISNEELDDLVIARPDGTPTYNFCVVVDDLDMRITHVIRGDDHVNNTPRQINILRALGGEPPVYAHLPTVLNEQGEKMSKRHGAMSVMGYRDAGYLPEAVVNYLARLGWSHGDAEIFTREQFIEWFDLEHLGKSPAQYDHDKLNWLNAHYIKEADNARLAELAKPFFAELGIDEATLAQGPDLVGVVGLMKDRASTVKEIAQNAAMFYRTPAPDAESLAQHVTDAVRPALADLTAALKTVEWTKEAIAATLKVTLGAHKLKMPQLAMPVRLLVAGTTHTPSIDSVLMLFGRDVVVSRIENALG comes from the coding sequence ATGACCACCTCCGTTCGTACCCGTTTCGCACCGAGTCCCACCGGCTTCATCCACCTGGGCAACATCCGCTCCGCGCTGTATCCATGGGCGTTCGCGCGCAAGATGAAAGGGACCTTCGTGCTGCGAGTCGAAGACACAGACCTCGAGCGCTCCACGACCGCATCCGTCGACGCGATTCTCGAAGGCATGGCGTGGCTCGGCCTCGATTACGACGAAGGTCCGTTCTACCAGATGCAGCGCATGGATCGTTACCGTGAAGTGCTGAAGCAGATGCAGGACGCGGGGCTCGTGTACCCGTGCTACATGTCGACCGAAGAGCTCGACGCGCTGCGCGAGCGTCAACGCGAAGCGGGCGAAAAGCCCCGCTACGACGGCACGTGGCGACCGGAGCCGGGCAAGGTGCTGCCGCAGCCGCCCGCGGGTGTGCAACCGGTGCTGCGCTTTCGCAATCCGCTGACCGGTGTGGTTGCGTGGGACGACGCCGTGAAAGGCCGCATCGAGATCTCGAACGAAGAACTCGACGACCTCGTGATTGCGCGCCCGGACGGCACGCCGACGTATAACTTCTGCGTCGTCGTCGACGATCTCGATATGCGCATCACCCATGTGATCCGTGGCGATGACCACGTGAACAATACGCCGCGCCAGATCAACATTCTGCGCGCGCTCGGCGGCGAGCCGCCGGTGTACGCGCATCTGCCGACCGTGCTGAACGAGCAGGGCGAGAAGATGAGCAAGCGCCACGGCGCGATGAGCGTGATGGGGTATCGCGATGCGGGTTATCTGCCCGAAGCGGTCGTCAACTATCTGGCGCGTCTCGGCTGGTCGCATGGTGACGCGGAGATTTTCACGCGCGAGCAGTTTATCGAGTGGTTTGATCTCGAGCATCTCGGCAAGTCACCGGCGCAGTACGACCACGACAAGCTGAACTGGCTTAACGCGCATTACATCAAGGAAGCGGACAACGCGCGTCTCGCCGAACTGGCGAAGCCGTTCTTTGCGGAGCTTGGCATCGACGAAGCCACGCTCGCGCAAGGTCCGGATCTGGTCGGCGTGGTGGGCCTGATGAAGGATCGTGCGTCGACGGTAAAGGAGATCGCGCAGAACGCCGCGATGTTCTATCGCACGCCGGCACCCGATGCCGAGTCGCTCGCACAGCACGTGACCGATGCGGTTCGTCCGGCACTCGCTGATCTGACCGCCGCGTTGAAGACGGTGGAGTGGACGAAGGAAGCGATCGCTGCCACGCTGAAGGTCACGCTCGGCGCGCACAAGCTGAAGATGCCGCAGCTCGCGATGCCGGTGCGTCTGCTGGTGGCGGGGACGACGCATACGCCGTCGATCGATAGCGTGCTGATGCTGTTCGGTCGCGACGTCGTCGTTAGCCGTATCGAAAATGCGCTCGGCTGA
- a CDS encoding LysR family transcriptional regulator — MDRFKQIETFATVAAKGSLSAAALAEGVAPAIIGRRIDALEERLGVKLLVRTTRKITLTFEGSAFLEDCQRILHDMQNAEASVSAGGVKASGHLRLSAPAGFGRRHVAPLVPAFTIAHPDVSITLDLSDRLVDLVNEGFDCAVRLGELPDSSLVSLKLAENRRVCVASPAYLSRRGAPHSLADLARHNCLALGASANQQRGWMFQQDGKVVSIKVSGTMECSDGAVLHEWCLAGHGLAWRSWWEVGTEIAAGRLVSVLDEFAAPPIGIHAVFPQRRHLPLRVRLFLDFLKHTYGEPGYWD; from the coding sequence ATGGACCGTTTCAAGCAGATCGAGACCTTCGCTACCGTCGCGGCCAAAGGAAGCCTGTCCGCTGCGGCGCTTGCCGAGGGTGTCGCGCCCGCGATCATCGGCCGACGCATCGACGCGCTCGAAGAGCGCCTCGGCGTCAAGCTGCTCGTGCGCACGACGCGCAAGATCACGCTGACCTTCGAAGGCTCGGCGTTTCTCGAAGACTGCCAGCGCATCCTTCACGACATGCAGAACGCCGAGGCGAGCGTGTCGGCGGGCGGCGTGAAGGCGAGCGGTCATCTGCGGCTGTCGGCGCCGGCCGGCTTCGGGCGCCGGCACGTGGCGCCGCTGGTGCCAGCCTTCACGATCGCGCATCCGGACGTATCGATCACGCTCGATCTGTCCGATCGCCTCGTCGACCTCGTCAACGAAGGTTTCGATTGCGCGGTGCGGCTCGGCGAGTTGCCCGATTCGTCGCTGGTGTCGCTGAAGCTCGCCGAGAACCGGCGCGTATGCGTCGCGTCGCCCGCATATCTGAGCCGGCGCGGCGCGCCGCACAGCCTCGCCGATCTCGCGCGCCACAACTGCCTCGCGCTCGGCGCGAGCGCGAACCAGCAGCGCGGCTGGATGTTCCAGCAGGACGGCAAGGTCGTGTCGATCAAGGTGTCCGGCACGATGGAGTGCTCGGACGGCGCGGTGCTGCACGAATGGTGTCTTGCCGGGCACGGACTCGCGTGGCGCTCGTGGTGGGAGGTCGGCACGGAGATCGCCGCAGGCCGCCTCGTCAGCGTGCTCGACGAATTTGCCGCGCCGCCGATCGGCATTCACGCGGTGTTCCCGCAACGCCGTCATTTGCCGTTGCGGGTGCGGCTGTTTCTGGACTTTCTCAAGCATACGTACGGAGAACCCGGTTACTGGGACTGA
- the aceB gene encoding malate synthase A encodes MAHSLSLPQGMEITGDIKPGFEAILTRDALELVAALHRTFEPRRQQLLQARVERTKRLDAGERPDFLAATKSVREGDWKIAPLPQDLQCRRVEITGPVERKMIINALNSGADSYMTDFEDSNAPSWDNQITGHINLRDAVRRTISLEQNGKSYRLNDKTATLIVRPRGWHLDEKHVKVDGRRVSGGIFDFALYMVHNARELIARGSGPYFYLPKMESHLEARLWNDIFVAAQEAVGVPRGTIRATVLIETIVAAFEMDEILYELREHSSGLNAGRWDYIFSAIKKFKSDRDFCLADRSQITMTSPFMRAYALLLLKTCHRRDAPAIGGMSALIPIKNDAAANDKAMAGVRSDKARDAGDGYDGGWVAHPGLVPVAMEEFVKVLGDRPNQIGKQRDDVLVTATDLLDFRPETPITEAGLRNNINVGIHYLGSWLAGNGCVPIHNLMEDAATAEISRSQVWQWIRSPKGKLDDGRKVTVELVRELAVQELDKVKQTVGGDTKPYERAAQIFEQMSTAEQFTDFLTLPLYEEI; translated from the coding sequence ATGGCTCATTCGCTGTCGCTGCCGCAGGGCATGGAAATCACCGGAGACATCAAGCCCGGCTTTGAAGCGATCCTCACGCGCGACGCGCTGGAACTCGTCGCCGCGTTGCATCGCACGTTCGAGCCGCGCCGTCAGCAGTTGCTGCAGGCCCGCGTCGAACGCACGAAGCGGCTCGACGCGGGCGAGCGGCCCGACTTCCTCGCCGCCACGAAGAGCGTGCGCGAAGGCGACTGGAAAATCGCACCGCTGCCGCAAGACCTGCAATGCCGGCGCGTCGAGATCACCGGTCCCGTCGAGCGCAAGATGATCATCAACGCGCTCAATTCGGGCGCGGACTCCTACATGACCGACTTCGAGGATTCGAATGCGCCGAGCTGGGACAACCAGATCACCGGGCATATCAATCTGAGGGACGCGGTGCGCCGCACGATCTCGCTTGAACAGAACGGCAAGTCGTACCGGCTCAACGACAAGACCGCCACGCTGATCGTGCGTCCGCGCGGCTGGCATCTCGATGAGAAGCACGTGAAGGTCGACGGCAGGCGCGTGTCGGGTGGCATCTTCGACTTCGCGCTGTACATGGTGCACAACGCGAGGGAACTGATCGCGCGCGGCTCGGGCCCGTACTTCTATCTGCCGAAGATGGAGAGCCATCTCGAGGCCCGTCTGTGGAACGACATCTTCGTCGCCGCGCAGGAAGCGGTCGGCGTGCCGCGCGGCACGATTCGCGCGACTGTGCTGATCGAGACGATCGTCGCCGCGTTCGAAATGGACGAGATCCTGTACGAGCTGCGCGAACATAGCTCGGGCCTGAACGCGGGTCGCTGGGACTACATCTTCTCGGCAATCAAGAAGTTCAAGAGCGACCGCGACTTCTGCCTCGCCGACCGCTCGCAGATCACGATGACCTCGCCGTTCATGCGCGCTTACGCGCTGCTGCTGCTGAAGACCTGCCATCGACGCGACGCGCCGGCGATCGGCGGCATGAGCGCGCTGATTCCGATCAAGAACGATGCCGCGGCGAACGACAAGGCGATGGCCGGTGTGCGTTCGGACAAGGCGCGCGATGCCGGCGACGGCTACGACGGCGGATGGGTTGCGCATCCGGGTCTCGTGCCGGTCGCGATGGAAGAGTTCGTCAAGGTGCTCGGCGACAGGCCGAACCAGATCGGCAAGCAGCGCGACGACGTGCTCGTCACCGCGACCGACCTGCTCGACTTCCGCCCCGAAACGCCGATCACGGAAGCGGGTCTGCGCAACAACATCAACGTCGGCATTCACTACCTCGGTTCGTGGCTTGCGGGCAATGGCTGCGTGCCGATTCACAACCTGATGGAAGATGCCGCCACGGCTGAGATTTCGCGCTCGCAGGTCTGGCAATGGATCCGCTCGCCGAAGGGCAAACTCGACGACGGCCGCAAGGTGACGGTCGAACTGGTGCGCGAGCTCGCGGTGCAGGAGCTGGACAAGGTCAAACAGACGGTTGGCGGCGATACGAAGCCGTACGAGCGTGCCGCTCAGATCTTCGAGCAGATGTCGACCGCGGAGCAGTTCACCGATTTTCTGACGCTGCCGCTTTACGAAGAGATTTGA
- a CDS encoding acyl-CoA-binding protein has protein sequence MTDINSQFAQAQEDVKQLPERPGNLTLLRLYALFKQASEGDVHGDKPGFTDIVGKYKYDAWAALKGTAQDAAKQQYVELVESLKSGASA, from the coding sequence ATGACCGACATCAACTCCCAGTTCGCGCAAGCCCAGGAAGACGTCAAGCAATTGCCCGAGCGCCCGGGCAACCTGACGCTGCTGCGTCTGTATGCGCTCTTCAAGCAGGCGAGCGAAGGCGACGTGCACGGCGACAAGCCGGGCTTCACCGACATCGTCGGCAAATACAAGTACGACGCGTGGGCCGCGCTGAAGGGCACGGCGCAGGACGCTGCGAAGCAGCAATACGTCGAGCTCGTCGAATCGCTGAAGAGTGGCGCCTCGGCCTGA
- a CDS encoding gamma-glutamylcyclotransferase family protein, producing the protein MQTVFVYGTLRAGEANDISEAAARNELPAPSLLGSTTVRGHLFDFGDYPGLVADEAGIEVRGDVYEIDDALVAVLDEIEAVYPGVEDRFLAREVMVKVEGNVVNCRFYPVAPNAVKGLPEIRSGDWIEHRRTR; encoded by the coding sequence ATGCAGACCGTCTTTGTCTACGGCACACTGCGTGCCGGTGAAGCGAACGACATCAGCGAAGCCGCCGCGCGCAACGAGCTTCCCGCGCCGAGCCTGCTCGGCAGCACCACCGTGCGCGGTCATCTGTTCGATTTTGGCGACTACCCTGGCCTCGTCGCCGACGAGGCTGGCATCGAAGTGCGCGGCGACGTCTATGAAATCGACGATGCGCTAGTCGCGGTGCTCGACGAAATCGAGGCCGTGTATCCGGGCGTCGAGGATCGTTTTCTGGCGCGCGAGGTGATGGTCAAAGTGGAAGGCAACGTCGTGAACTGCCGCTTCTATCCGGTCGCACCGAACGCGGTCAAAGGGCTGCCCGAAATCCGCTCGGGCGATTGGATCGAACATCGGCGCACGCGCTGA
- a CDS encoding haloacid dehalogenase type II yields the protein MSATTTPSPRAVIFDAYGTLFDVHSVIAAAEQLFPGHGDALSQLWRQKQIEYTQLRTLAARTDLPGEHYRPFWDITLDALRFAAKRLQLTLGRAAEKRLMDEYACLSAFPDAVPVLRALRESTAAPRVGLAILSNGNPQMLDIAVKSAGMNALFDHVLSVDAVRAYKPSPAAYALGPDAFGVSAREIVFVSSNGWDVAGATWFGFTTFWLNRQNLPVEELGVSPRGTGGGMNDLPGFLETLAAAPRATGSRKRASPRE from the coding sequence ATGTCGGCCACAACGACACCTTCCCCGCGAGCAGTCATTTTCGACGCCTACGGCACGTTGTTCGACGTGCATTCGGTGATCGCCGCCGCGGAGCAACTGTTCCCCGGCCACGGCGACGCGCTGTCGCAGCTGTGGCGTCAGAAGCAGATCGAATACACGCAACTGCGCACGCTTGCTGCGCGTACCGACCTGCCAGGCGAACACTACCGCCCGTTCTGGGACATCACCCTCGACGCACTGCGCTTCGCCGCGAAAAGACTGCAGCTCACGCTCGGCCGCGCGGCCGAAAAGCGGCTGATGGACGAATACGCGTGCCTGTCCGCGTTTCCCGATGCGGTGCCCGTGCTACGCGCGTTGCGCGAGTCGACCGCCGCGCCTCGCGTGGGGCTTGCGATTCTGTCGAACGGCAATCCGCAGATGCTCGACATCGCGGTCAAGAGCGCCGGCATGAACGCCCTCTTCGATCACGTGCTGTCGGTTGACGCGGTGCGCGCGTACAAACCCTCGCCCGCCGCGTATGCCCTCGGCCCCGACGCGTTCGGCGTGTCCGCGCGCGAGATCGTGTTCGTCTCGTCGAACGGCTGGGATGTGGCGGGGGCGACATGGTTCGGCTTCACGACGTTCTGGCTGAACCGGCAGAACCTGCCCGTTGAGGAACTCGGCGTGAGCCCCCGTGGCACTGGCGGCGGCATGAACGATCTTCCGGGCTTTCTGGAGACGCTCGCGGCGGCGCCGCGAGCGACCGGCAGTCGCAAACGCGCCAGCCCGCGCGAATGA
- a CDS encoding AraC family transcriptional regulator, with the protein MTSSADSDLLSRVRFADIPPEFAPNDTHPIRVRSRPMPAGSHIARHTHAWAQVAYASRGVLRVATTGTTWMVPPSRAIWLPPHVTHEVIAVEDAFLRTLYITESTVPAALDAPRVVEVSNLLREVIAALDTPNLSAAREQLLGSLALDELTRSEPLPLSVPMPGEKRLRALCEAVIADPTHGESLEQWASTVGASTRTIARLFRQELGVSFSQWRQQAILARAIPLLSQGRPLSHVAQELGYQSQSAFSAMFRRAFGASPRAFIERGAEHRASNGEHDDAQEEDETAQEEAGSADAGER; encoded by the coding sequence ATGACCTCGTCCGCCGACTCCGACCTGTTGAGCCGCGTGCGTTTCGCCGATATACCGCCGGAGTTCGCGCCGAACGACACGCATCCTATCCGCGTGCGCTCGCGGCCGATGCCGGCCGGCTCGCATATCGCGCGCCATACGCATGCATGGGCGCAGGTCGCCTATGCTTCGCGCGGCGTGCTGCGCGTTGCGACGACGGGCACGACGTGGATGGTGCCGCCGTCGCGCGCGATCTGGCTGCCGCCGCATGTGACGCACGAAGTGATCGCCGTCGAGGATGCGTTCCTGCGCACACTGTACATCACCGAGAGCACGGTGCCGGCGGCGCTCGATGCGCCGCGCGTCGTCGAAGTATCGAACCTGTTGCGGGAGGTTATTGCCGCGCTCGATACGCCTAACCTGTCCGCGGCGCGCGAGCAGTTGCTCGGCTCGCTCGCGCTCGACGAACTGACGCGCTCCGAGCCACTGCCCCTGTCCGTTCCGATGCCGGGTGAAAAGCGGCTGCGCGCGCTCTGCGAGGCCGTGATCGCCGACCCGACACATGGCGAGTCGCTCGAGCAGTGGGCATCGACAGTCGGCGCGAGCACGCGCACGATCGCGCGGTTGTTTCGCCAGGAACTGGGGGTGAGTTTTTCGCAGTGGCGTCAGCAGGCAATTCTCGCGCGCGCCATTCCTCTGTTGAGCCAGGGACGGCCGCTGTCGCACGTCGCGCAGGAATTGGGCTATCAAAGCCAGAGCGCTTTTTCGGCGATGTTCCGGCGTGCGTTCGGCGCGAGTCCACGCGCGTTTATCGAGCGAGGCGCTGAGCATCGCGCGAGCAACGGCGAGCATGACGACGCGCAAGAGGAAGATGAAACGGCGCAGGAGGAAGCCGGTTCGGCGGACGCGGGTGAGCGGTGA